One segment of Alnus glutinosa chromosome 2, dhAlnGlut1.1, whole genome shotgun sequence DNA contains the following:
- the LOC133861381 gene encoding tricyclene synthase TPS4, chloroplastic-like, with translation MKQTPLLLDHKCGQGRSFANIQTSRLQVERQSANYQPSFWSYDFVQSLNSDYADQRYKDRAKKLEEDVGSMINNENTDLLETLELIDDLQRLGLGYRFERDITRALDNFASSKLCNERIEKSLHATALSFRLLRQQGYQVSQDVFNSFKDHSGNFKECLRKDVKGMLSLYEASYLAYEGENLLEEAMAFTRTHLKDLKGDVSKSMAEQVSHTLEVPLHRGMLRLEARWYIEAYNKREDANSLLLELAKLDFNIVQSVLQSDLQDMSRWWKDMGLAKNLSFTRDRLMECFFWTVGMAFEPELSNLRKGLTKVAALVTTIDDVYDVYGTLDELELFTDAVDRWDINAVKDLPHYMKLCFLALYNTVNEMVYDTLKEKGENILPYLTKAWADLCKTFLQEAKWCSKKDMPTFEDYLNNAWLSVSGAIALVHSYFFLNQKFSKQALEGLEKYHDLLRWPSIIFRLCNDLSTSKGELKRGETANSIHCYMRDTGVSEEVAEKHIRNMIDRTWKKMNEERVVDSPFGEGLVVTAINLARIARCTYQYGDGHGAPDTKAKNRVLSLIIEPILLIER, from the exons ATGAAACAGACACCTCTTCTTCTCGACCACAAATGTGGGCAGGGCCGAAGCTTTGCCAATATACAAACTTCCCGTTTACAAGTTGAAAGACAATCTGCCAATTACCAGCCAAGCTTCTGGAGTTACGATTTTGTGCAGTCCTTAAACAGTGATTATGCG GATCAACGATACAAAGATAGAGCAAAGAAGCTGGAAGAAGATGTGGGGAGTATGATTAATAATGAAAATACAGACTTATTGGAAACACTTGAACTGATTGATGATCTTCAACGATTAGGTTTGGGATACCGATTTGAGAGGGACATAACAAGAGCCCTTGACAACTTTGCATCTTCAAAATTATGTAATGAAAGAATAGAGAAGAGTCTCCATGCTACTGCTCTAAGCTTTAGGCTCCTCAGACAGCAAGGCTATCAGGTCTCTcaag ATGTATTTAACAGTTTCAAAGACCACAGTGGCAATTTCAAGGAATGCCTTAGAAAGGATGTCAAAGGAATGTTGAGTTTATATGAAGCTTCTTATCTTGCTTATGAAGGAGAAAACCTCTTGGAAGAGGCCATGGCATTCACAAGAACGCATCTCAAGGACCTCAAAGGAGATGTGAGTAAAAGCATGGCAGAACAAGTTAGTCATACATTGGAGGTTCCATTGCACCGTGGAATGCTAAGGCTAGAAGCTCGGTGGTATATTGAGGCATACAATAAGAGGGAAGATGCAAATTCTCTTCTACTTGAACTTGCAAAGTTGGATTTTAACATAGTGCAGTCGGTGCTTCAAAGTGATCTTCAAGATATGTCAAG GTGGTGGAAAGACATGGGTCTGGCAAAAAACTTGAGCTTCACCAGAGATAGACTGATGGAATGCTTCTTTTGGACAGTTGGAATGGCCTTCGAACCTGAATTAAGTAATCTTCGTAAGGGATTAACGAAAGTGGCTGCTCTTGTAACCACTATTGACGATGTCTATGATGTTTATGGTACCTTGGATGAACTAGAGCTGTTTACAGATGCTGTTGACAG ATGGGATATCAATGCCGTGAAAGATCTTCCCCACTATATGAAGTTATGCTTCTTAGCTCTCTACAACACTGTTAATGAGATGGTATATGACACTCTTaaggagaaaggagaaaacATCCTTCCATACCTAACAAAAGCG tggGCTGATCTGTGCAAAACATTCCTACAAGAAGCAAAGTGGTGTTCCAAGAAAGATATGCCAACCTTCGAGGACTATCTTAACAATGCCTGGCTATCCGTTTCGGGGGCGATCGCCCTTGttcattcttattttttcttgaatCAAAAGTTCTCAAAGCAGGCACTTGAGGGCTTAGAAAAATACCACGACCTTTTGCGTTGGCCGTCAATTATTTTTCGACTTTGTAATGATCTGAGTACTTCGaag GGAGAGTTAAAGCGAGGCGAAACTGCGAATTCAATCCATTGCTACATGCGTGACACTGGTGTTTCTGAGGAAGTTGCTGAGAAACACATCCGTAACATGATTGATAGGACTTGGAAAAAGATGAATGAAGAGCGAGTAGTTGATTCTCCATTTGGAGAAGGTTTAGTGGTAACAGCAATCAACCTTGCTCGGATTGCCCGATGCACGTACCAATATGGAGATGGACACGGAGCACCAGACACTAAAGCAAAAAATCGAGTCCTTTCATTGATAATAGAGCCTATTTTACTCATTGAGAGATAG
- the LOC133860209 gene encoding isoprene synthase, chloroplastic-like, producing MKQTPLLLDHKCGQGRSFAKIQTSPLQVERQSANYQPSFWSYDFVQSLNSDYADQRYKDKAKKLEEDAGSMINNENADLLETLELIDDLQRLGLGYRFERDITRTLDNFASSKLCNERIEKSLHATALSFRLLRQQGYQVSQDVFNSFKDHSGNFKECLRKDVKGMLSLYEASYLAYEGEILLEEAMAFTRMHLKDLKADVSKSMAEQVSHTLEVSLHRGMLRLEARWYIEAYNKREDANSLLHELAKLDFNIVQSVLQSDLQDMSRSTHTEFSSDGAEAVLLEWFREDLAGTRPGFHRKSTCLAGKQPPLYWTTPSGSTVTGRESRVSRISRVFFGFDGSFGFHGPCSAGRRCQPAVDPPEIGLPVDYRC from the exons ATGAAACAGACACCTCTTCTTCTCGACCACAAATGTGGGCAGGGCCGAAGCTTTGCCAAGATACAAACTTCCCCTTTACAAGTTGAAAGACAATCTGCCAATTACCAGCCAAGCTTCTGGAGTTACGATTTTGTGCAGTCCTTAAACAGTGATTATGCG GATCAACGATACAAAGATAAAGCAAAGAAGCTGGAAGAGGACGCGGGGAGTATGATTAATAATGAAAATGCCGACTTATTGGAAACACTTGAACTGATTGATGATCTTCAACGATTAGGTTTGGGATACCGATTTGAGAGGGACATAACAAGAACCCTTGACAACTTTGCATCTTCAAAATTATGTAATGAAAGAATAGAGAAGAGTCTCCATGCTACTGCTCTAAGCTTTAGGCTCCTCAGACAGCAAGGCTATCAGGTCTCtcaag ATGTATTTAACAGTTTCAAAGATCACAGTGGCAATTTCAAGGAATGCCTTAGAAAGGATGTCAAAGGAATGTTGAGTTTATATGAAGCTTCTTATCTTGCTTATGAAGGAGAAATCCTCTTGGAAGAGGCCATGGCATTCACAAGAATGCATCTCAAGGACCTCAAAGCAGATGTGAGTAAAAGCATGGCAGAACAAGTTAGTCATACATTGGAGGTTTCATTGCACCGTGGAATGCTAAGGCTAGAAGCTCGGTGGTATATTGAGGCATACAATAAGAGGGAAGATGCAAATTCACTTCTACATGAACTTGCAAAGTTGGATTTTAACATAGTGCAGTCGGTGCTTCAAAGTGACCTTCAAGATATGTCAAG GTCTACACATACCGAGTTCTCTTCGGATGGTGCAGAAGCGGTCCTCTTGGAGTGGTTTCGTGAAGAT CTGGCCGGAACTCGCCCTGGGTTCCACCGGAAATCGACTTGTCTCGCCGGAAAACAGCCTCCGCTCTACTGGACGACGCCGTCGGGTTCAACGGTCACGGGTCGTGAGTCACGGGTTTCTCGGATCTCTCGGGTTTTCTTCGGGTTTGATGGGTCGTTCGGGTTTCACGGCCCTTGCTCTGCTGGACGACGCTGTCAGCCCGCCGTCGACCCTCCGGAAATCGGGCTTCCGGTCGACTATCGGTGCTGA